A stretch of the Candidatus Jettenia sp. AMX2 genome encodes the following:
- a CDS encoding multiheme c-type cytochrome: MFDQKYQPSTSSCTDRCHVNYLAYRTIYQGKVFRHKTHSLNHGLACNQCHDSSPVNMEMHGRLVIQNKDCWTCHHRKTDKIPINPLSLKNNASSGENSDKPLVKSISANEDGCLKCHADVRAYINGNIKNSISKKPDWMFNAVSCTDCHKLEPEGYSFKAVRENCVECHNPDYGLLYDAWKETLSSKTKQFYKKDINKDIHDILRLVQLYGMHNFRLSQMLLESIEQ, from the coding sequence ATGTTTGACCAGAAATATCAACCTTCAACAAGTTCCTGTACTGACCGGTGTCATGTTAACTATCTGGCATATCGTACAATATACCAGGGGAAGGTTTTCCGGCACAAGACCCACTCACTTAATCATGGGCTGGCGTGCAATCAGTGCCACGATAGTAGTCCTGTCAATATGGAGATGCATGGCAGATTGGTTATACAGAACAAAGATTGTTGGACCTGCCATCATAGAAAAACAGATAAAATACCCATAAATCCTTTATCCCTGAAGAATAACGCATCATCAGGGGAAAATTCAGATAAACCTTTGGTGAAAAGTATTTCTGCAAATGAAGATGGTTGTTTAAAATGTCATGCTGATGTGAGGGCTTATATAAATGGAAATATAAAAAACAGTATCTCAAAAAAACCCGATTGGATGTTCAATGCTGTTTCCTGTACAGATTGCCACAAATTGGAACCGGAAGGATATTCATTTAAGGCTGTTCGGGAAAACTGCGTAGAATGCCATAATCCCGATTATGGATTATTGTACGATGCATGGAAGGAGACACTTAGTAGCAAAACTAAACAATTCTATAAGAAGGATATCAATAAAGATATACATGACATTTTAAGACTGGTTCAGTTATATGGTATGCATAACTTCAGGTTATCGCAAATGCTCCTGGAGTCAATTGAACAATAA
- a CDS encoding dienelactone hydrolase family protein encodes MIEEYVHFASDDLNLEGVLTYNGVSQSSPSILLCAPHPILGGNMDNNVIMSLAQMSVQMGFMSLRFNYRGVGNSESREKDIVQRNQRWEDSLHGEGYLDAFNDVQAALNFLISQTDRDEIFIAGYSFGAVVGMRVGMENSHVKALASISVPFGPYNLDFLRHCKKEKLFLYSENDFAVTTGETLKGFLEISSPKILELVQGTDHFYRGYEDYVSQKICKFFISHTQQ; translated from the coding sequence ATGATTGAAGAATATGTACATTTTGCATCAGATGATCTGAATCTGGAAGGTGTATTAACATATAACGGGGTTTCTCAATCATCTCCATCAATTCTCTTGTGTGCACCGCATCCCATTCTGGGTGGTAATATGGATAATAATGTAATTATGAGTCTTGCACAGATGTCGGTTCAGATGGGATTTATGTCTCTCCGTTTTAACTATCGAGGTGTGGGAAACAGTGAAAGCCGTGAAAAGGATATTGTTCAAAGAAACCAGCGTTGGGAAGATTCTTTACATGGTGAGGGTTACCTTGATGCTTTTAACGATGTACAGGCTGCATTAAATTTCTTAATATCCCAAACTGATAGAGATGAAATCTTTATTGCAGGATATTCATTTGGCGCCGTAGTTGGTATGAGGGTCGGCATGGAAAATAGCCATGTGAAGGCATTGGCATCTATATCCGTACCATTTGGCCCGTATAACCTGGATTTCTTACGTCATTGCAAAAAGGAAAAATTGTTTCTTTATAGTGAAAATGATTTTGCTGTAACTACCGGAGAGACGTTAAAGGGTTTTTTGGAAATATCTTCTCCAAAAATTCTGGAATTAGTACAGGGTACTGATCATTTTTATCGAGGATATGAGGATTATGTTTC
- a CDS encoding U32 family peptidase, with the protein MKLSEKRIELLAPAGRWDALTAVVEAGADAVYIGGKRFNMRLHRSDFHFTEKQIADAVQYAHDKRVKLYVVVNNLLCDDEMRDIYLFLQYLHEIRVDAIIVQDLGVLQLIRQMEIHTPVHISTMMNIHNIESALALKELGVSRIITSRDISLAQVKEIQEKTGIEVEYFVHGDLCICQSGQCYASGVLFGKSANRGECMKPCRWRYSLVENNSGQLIGDLPTGYLLAMKDMCLLRHIPDLIHAGVCSLKIEGRMRHADFLRIVVGVYRKAIDAYHDNPLAYSMSSMDYEQLYNHRVREFTTSIAFSSGSASLVDISGSREPLFLSRAAKEVSLLKEDIYHNPFEESFIKQKNEAYPLLSVKVASMSGLKAALEEGADRIYINGEVSPLKKQFWTKSSYAEACKRVRDAGKTIGMSTPRVTTPQEMAGVLWLFEQAVFSDVDFVLVHSLGTMRLAREFGLKVLGDYSFNVLNTHALKLLKELGATGITASLECSYKHLKQLSREALLPVECIVHGPVCSMILEHCIPAMTTSKSHKKDHCRQMCQYIGYALKDERGEIRPIEIDQYCRNHLLLARDICVLPYLGTFTRTGVRILRIESQYYEDAFIKTLVGLYRKYLNIAQEHSNLSLPIKESDWDILARESPRGFNLGGYAQDITHSPSTAAVMRSIN; encoded by the coding sequence ATGAAGTTATCAGAAAAGAGGATTGAATTACTTGCACCGGCAGGACGCTGGGATGCTTTGACTGCTGTAGTAGAGGCAGGTGCCGATGCCGTATACATTGGCGGTAAACGTTTTAACATGCGTCTCCACAGGTCAGACTTTCACTTTACCGAAAAACAAATTGCAGACGCCGTACAATATGCCCACGACAAAAGAGTAAAACTCTATGTCGTGGTAAACAACCTGCTCTGTGACGACGAGATGAGGGACATATATCTTTTTCTTCAATATTTACATGAAATCCGGGTAGACGCAATTATCGTTCAGGATCTTGGTGTATTACAATTAATCAGACAAATGGAGATTCATACGCCTGTTCATATCAGCACTATGATGAACATCCATAATATCGAATCTGCACTGGCGCTGAAGGAACTTGGTGTGAGCCGCATTATCACTTCAAGGGATATTTCCCTGGCACAGGTAAAAGAAATTCAGGAAAAGACGGGAATTGAAGTTGAATATTTTGTCCATGGAGATCTTTGCATTTGCCAGAGCGGTCAGTGTTATGCCAGTGGTGTTCTTTTTGGTAAGAGTGCCAATCGTGGAGAATGCATGAAGCCTTGCCGCTGGCGTTATTCACTGGTAGAAAATAATTCAGGACAGCTAATAGGAGATTTACCTACAGGATATTTGTTGGCTATGAAAGATATGTGCCTCCTGCGGCATATTCCGGACCTCATCCACGCGGGGGTTTGTTCATTAAAAATTGAGGGACGCATGAGGCATGCTGATTTCCTGAGGATAGTTGTTGGTGTCTATAGGAAAGCAATCGATGCCTATCATGATAACCCGCTTGCTTATTCTATGAGTTCCATGGACTACGAGCAATTGTATAACCATCGGGTACGTGAATTTACAACATCAATAGCTTTTTCATCCGGATCTGCTTCTCTCGTTGATATATCGGGCAGCCGGGAACCCCTCTTCTTAAGCCGTGCAGCAAAAGAGGTATCCCTGTTGAAAGAAGATATTTATCATAACCCTTTTGAAGAATCTTTCATAAAGCAGAAAAACGAAGCATACCCGCTGCTATCTGTAAAAGTTGCTTCCATGAGTGGTTTAAAGGCCGCGCTTGAAGAAGGCGCAGACCGTATCTATATAAATGGCGAAGTATCACCGTTAAAAAAACAGTTTTGGACAAAATCATCTTATGCCGAAGCATGCAAAAGGGTCCGTGACGCAGGTAAAACCATAGGAATGAGTACACCCCGTGTAACTACTCCCCAGGAAATGGCCGGTGTATTATGGTTGTTTGAACAGGCAGTATTTTCCGATGTTGATTTCGTATTGGTTCATAGCCTTGGTACTATGCGCCTTGCAAGGGAATTTGGTCTGAAAGTTTTAGGAGATTATTCGTTTAATGTCCTCAATACACACGCATTAAAACTTTTAAAGGAACTTGGCGCTACCGGGATTACGGCCTCCCTGGAATGTTCCTATAAACATTTGAAACAATTATCACGGGAGGCATTGCTGCCGGTGGAATGCATTGTTCACGGTCCTGTCTGCAGTATGATACTGGAACATTGTATTCCTGCCATGACAACTTCTAAATCCCATAAAAAGGACCATTGCAGGCAGATGTGTCAATACATTGGATATGCCCTGAAGGATGAACGCGGGGAGATCCGTCCCATAGAAATAGATCAATACTGCCGTAATCATCTTCTGCTTGCAAGGGATATTTGCGTATTACCATATCTTGGCACCTTTACGCGGACAGGTGTACGTATATTGAGGATCGAATCGCAATATTACGAAGATGCGTTCATAAAAACCCTTGTTGGTTTATACCGAAAGTACTTAAATATCGCGCAGGAACATTCTAATCTCTCATTACCGATAAAGGAAAGTGATTGGGATATACTTGCAAGAGAAAGTCCAAGGGGGTTTAATCTGGGTGGTTATGCACAAGATATAACCCATTCTCCGAGCACAGCAGCAGTAATGAGAAGTATAAATTAA
- a CDS encoding cytochrome b N-terminal domain-containing protein, translated as MKHKGFFREFIEDNVTRKLIPKGLSWFGCMGGLSLLVFIIQLGTGIFLMFYFIPSAHEATASIQYVSHQVPYGWLIQRLHAVGPHIMIGMVLGHMLRILFKGIYRHPRELHWVSGACLLILTFLMYYTGSKLSFHNGSERLTMHLIFFYTLHVIGIPLAMALFMSMHFFMVRKTGIYEHL; from the coding sequence ATGAAACATAAGGGCTTCTTCAGGGAATTTATAGAGGATAATGTTACACGGAAATTAATCCCAAAAGGTTTGAGTTGGTTCGGATGCATGGGTGGGCTGTCCCTGCTTGTATTTATCATCCAGCTTGGTACGGGGATATTTCTTATGTTCTACTTTATTCCAAGTGCTCATGAGGCAACAGCCAGTATTCAGTATGTGAGTCATCAGGTTCCTTACGGATGGCTTATTCAGCGTCTTCATGCTGTAGGACCTCACATCATGATCGGAATGGTACTTGGTCACATGCTTCGTATCCTCTTCAAGGGGATTTACCGGCATCCGCGGGAATTACACTGGGTATCGGGCGCATGCTTGCTCATTCTTACTTTTCTTATGTATTATACAGGGAGCAAATTGTCTTTCCACAACGGGAGTGAACGCCTTACCATGCATTTGATATTCTTTTATACCTTGCATGTTATTGGTATTCCGTTGGCGATGGCATTATTTATGAGCATGCACTTCTTTATGGTGAGAAAGACAGGTATTTATGAGCATCTGTAG
- a CDS encoding multiheme c-type cytochrome, protein MFYKSIRLTRTYIPILLLTVCVLPVSCNIYPELVEKGVKSSKSERCGDCHRDIYYEWKNSPHAQSFKNTAFKEETNNYQFTFCLGCHVPETIFVDARIEPRMVNMEEGVNCISCHLNDCKLSGPTPARGPHPVSENNPFYRTSELCGKCHVDTFRVWQESDTSEERKTCQDCHMPAIQRKLIQDDPWQKIYPKREGKQHLFSYHNLLKENDRLLIMSFTKVIGSEGRIEGILEIENTSIPHSVPTGDYGYREVVVTIELLDMSDQVIGHQKESLFVELKTALKYKEKRIIPFCFQYEEGSWLLRANMARTSFDKDTVITLAEVTYRQ, encoded by the coding sequence ATGTTTTATAAATCCATAAGGCTCACAAGGACATATATTCCAATTCTTTTACTAACCGTGTGTGTTTTACCTGTAAGTTGTAATATATATCCTGAACTCGTTGAAAAAGGTGTAAAATCTTCAAAATCCGAACGGTGCGGGGATTGCCACAGAGATATTTATTATGAATGGAAGAACTCACCGCACGCACAAAGTTTTAAGAATACTGCGTTTAAAGAGGAAACGAATAACTATCAATTTACCTTTTGCCTGGGGTGTCATGTCCCCGAGACTATTTTTGTTGATGCCAGGATTGAACCACGTATGGTAAATATGGAAGAGGGGGTAAATTGCATTAGTTGTCATTTAAATGACTGCAAATTAAGCGGTCCTACGCCTGCGCGTGGACCCCACCCCGTTTCAGAAAATAATCCTTTCTACAGAACAAGCGAATTATGTGGAAAATGTCATGTAGATACCTTCAGGGTATGGCAGGAATCTGATACTTCGGAAGAGAGGAAAACATGTCAGGATTGCCACATGCCTGCGATACAACGGAAACTTATCCAGGACGATCCATGGCAAAAGATATATCCTAAGAGAGAAGGAAAGCAGCATTTGTTTTCATATCACAATCTGTTGAAAGAAAACGATAGGTTATTAATAATGTCGTTTACAAAAGTAATCGGTTCAGAAGGCAGAATCGAGGGTATACTGGAAATTGAAAATACGTCCATTCCTCACAGTGTGCCGACAGGGGATTATGGTTATAGGGAAGTTGTTGTGACAATAGAATTGCTGGATATGTCAGATCAGGTTATCGGTCATCAGAAAGAGTCACTGTTCGTGGAATTAAAAACTGCCTTGAAATATAAGGAAAAGAGAATTATACCATTTTGCTTTCAGTATGAGGAAGGTTCGTGGTTATTAAGGGCAAATATGGCCAGAACCTCTTTTGATAAAGATACGGTTATTACGCTGGCAGAGGTAACATACAGACAATAA
- a CDS encoding aspartate aminotransferase family protein, translating to MNDKINMTGNYIGPDAILQKKLEYLIPCVYHFYKKPMQIVRGEMQYLYDHAGKQYLDFYGGVSVMNAGHCNPEIVEKVCEQIKTLQHTTTIYLTQPIVELAEKLAMISPGTLRRSFFCASGSEANEGAVLLAQLHTKKRRIVAVNQGLHGRTKLAMNLTGLSMWRTDPSPLNDIVHIPSAYCYRCAFELTYPLCNLRCATCIEDVVKDDDFAAFIVEPIQGNGGIITPPSEYFKVVRKILDKYQVLFIADEVQTGFGRTGEMFAMQHWEVIPDIMTMAKAISNGTPMGAFITSDKIAQSYTRPGASTTGGNPVSATAALTTIGVIEKYQLVQKAEELGGYLKDKLLKMKQRYALIGDIRGKGLMLGVELVNEDKIPAVEETDAILEELKERGILAGKTGVSRNVLTFQPPLVITRNDIDYMTDILDGIFIDKKQNET from the coding sequence ATGAACGATAAGATAAACATGACAGGAAACTACATCGGGCCAGATGCCATTCTTCAAAAGAAACTGGAATATCTTATTCCCTGTGTATACCATTTTTACAAAAAACCCATGCAGATTGTCAGGGGTGAAATGCAGTACTTGTACGACCATGCCGGTAAACAATATCTGGATTTCTACGGTGGGGTGTCTGTAATGAATGCGGGACATTGTAATCCTGAAATTGTAGAGAAGGTATGTGAGCAGATAAAAACCCTTCAACACACCACAACTATTTATCTCACTCAGCCTATTGTGGAGCTTGCAGAAAAATTGGCGATGATTTCACCTGGGACACTCAGGCGATCTTTCTTTTGCGCAAGTGGTTCTGAAGCAAACGAAGGGGCGGTACTTCTTGCCCAGTTACATACAAAGAAACGCAGGATTGTTGCCGTCAACCAGGGTCTTCACGGACGTACAAAACTTGCGATGAATTTAACGGGACTTTCGATGTGGAGGACAGACCCTTCCCCCCTGAATGATATTGTTCATATTCCATCGGCATATTGCTATCGTTGTGCATTTGAACTTACTTACCCACTCTGCAATCTGCGGTGTGCAACATGTATAGAAGATGTTGTTAAGGATGATGATTTTGCTGCTTTTATTGTCGAGCCTATACAGGGCAACGGTGGTATTATTACACCGCCTTCAGAGTATTTTAAGGTAGTTCGTAAAATTCTTGATAAATACCAGGTTCTTTTCATAGCAGACGAGGTACAGACCGGTTTTGGGCGAACGGGAGAAATGTTTGCTATGCAACACTGGGAGGTTATTCCAGACATAATGACAATGGCAAAAGCCATATCCAATGGTACTCCCATGGGTGCCTTTATAACAAGCGATAAAATAGCTCAATCTTATACGCGTCCCGGCGCTTCTACAACAGGCGGTAATCCCGTATCTGCCACTGCTGCTTTGACAACTATCGGTGTTATTGAAAAATACCAGCTTGTGCAGAAGGCTGAGGAACTTGGAGGTTATTTGAAGGATAAGCTGCTGAAAATGAAACAAAGGTATGCTCTTATTGGAGATATCAGAGGAAAAGGGCTTATGCTGGGTGTTGAACTCGTAAATGAGGACAAGATTCCCGCGGTTGAAGAGACTGATGCTATACTTGAAGAGTTGAAAGAACGTGGAATTCTGGCAGGAAAAACCGGCGTTTCACGAAACGTACTTACATTCCAGCCGCCTTTGGTAATTACCCGCAATGATATAGATTATATGACGGATATATTAGACGGCATATTTATTGATAAGAAACAAAATGAAACATAA
- a CDS encoding cytochrome c3 family protein gives MFNEVKKLNKKTTVRLAIFSLAAIGVVVVVFGITMARPNYPQYCAKCHDAITFNNACKKLSGEIGCIDCHTHENEGLRMMATEMSNEHCTAEQCHPLSTLLAKTSVYKSIKPFQHKTHIYRIAGSFSLKCTSCHSGVGGEKHFETNETTCNTCHFIDTKKLFYVQDKKPISDCTLCHGHIKKTTEIYGKTFNHDVYEGNEKVLCSDCHFQIIQGYGEVDRKNCFQCHIHVTDKYQSVPDLHDIHINKHKTDCSSCHASIKHGWPETQNVPDTIYESSYSKTIQKNHTIQKLIMMGQGGRGVKGKPDPMCLATLNCSACHKDKQFSTNVAPEVCNNCHERGFDKILSEQIHFTVSGMRLLNSLLGKAKRQRNARHPVIQEAEVNYQLIKEDGSNGAHNIKYVKDLLDYSIENVKQVIGEPVPDHMP, from the coding sequence ATGTTTAACGAAGTAAAAAAACTGAACAAAAAGACAACGGTCAGGCTTGCAATATTTTCCCTTGCAGCCATAGGGGTGGTTGTTGTCGTATTTGGTATTACGATGGCAAGGCCAAATTATCCTCAATATTGCGCAAAATGCCACGATGCAATTACCTTTAATAACGCTTGCAAGAAGCTATCAGGGGAGATTGGTTGTATAGATTGTCACACCCATGAGAATGAAGGTCTACGTATGATGGCCACAGAAATGAGTAATGAGCATTGCACTGCGGAGCAATGTCATCCACTCTCTACGTTATTAGCAAAAACCAGTGTGTACAAAAGCATAAAACCATTTCAGCATAAAACACATATTTACAGGATTGCCGGAAGTTTCAGTCTCAAATGTACCTCGTGCCACTCCGGTGTCGGTGGGGAAAAGCATTTTGAAACCAATGAAACCACGTGTAATACCTGTCACTTTATAGATACTAAAAAACTTTTTTACGTACAAGATAAAAAACCCATTTCTGATTGTACCTTATGTCATGGCCATATTAAAAAAACCACAGAGATCTACGGAAAAACCTTTAATCATGACGTGTATGAGGGAAATGAAAAGGTGCTTTGTTCCGATTGTCACTTTCAGATTATTCAAGGATATGGAGAAGTAGACAGAAAGAATTGTTTTCAATGCCACATACATGTTACTGATAAATATCAAAGTGTACCGGATCTCCACGATATTCATATTAATAAACATAAAACGGATTGTAGTTCGTGTCATGCTTCAATAAAACACGGCTGGCCCGAAACCCAAAACGTTCCTGATACTATTTACGAAAGCAGTTACTCTAAAACTATTCAGAAAAACCATACAATACAAAAACTGATTATGATGGGACAGGGAGGAAGGGGGGTTAAGGGGAAGCCGGATCCTATGTGTCTTGCTACACTGAATTGTTCTGCATGCCATAAGGATAAGCAATTCTCCACGAATGTAGCGCCTGAAGTGTGTAATAACTGTCATGAGAGAGGATTTGATAAAATACTTTCTGAACAGATACATTTCACCGTATCGGGAATGCGTTTGTTAAATTCTTTGCTGGGAAAGGCAAAAAGGCAACGCAATGCCAGACATCCCGTAATTCAGGAAGCAGAAGTAAATTATCAACTCATCAAGGAGGACGGAAGTAACGGTGCCCACAATATTAAGTACGTTAAAGATCTATTAGACTACAGCATCGAAAATGTAAAGCAGGTAATAGGTGAGCCTGTACCTGACCATATGCCATGA